Proteins from one Microcaecilia unicolor chromosome 2, aMicUni1.1, whole genome shotgun sequence genomic window:
- the LOC115461855 gene encoding nuclear pore complex protein DDB_G0274915-like has protein sequence MFSRRRRNSVTNYNVNTESMQPMQSMDQQSWYWCRLFMLFLLATLITTAIGVLILALVYATNHKLSDQNPDTVTINSPALGLGVCLRKAPFNVGNQYLFLNHLSTSQATTFQGGFARCAGYYGDTMKYSSMEAAAFGISINSYQAKMSVCTLNINSGGLYSPVWNVNANVQGYITTGTLWVGILGGSSSPVTFSVTAGEVIFIPQGYIYWIQNTGSTDASIVMFYSTSNELVTLSVNDMLSSSPQDILATTFSAVGINFINSLGSSLWQNMVYSQSTDTVVWQYLYNLAASSRIVSNGITSQWAQFYSGATSPSVNIFGTSLCSFQNTLSLGLVTLTPNTVLGPQYSLNSNVMGYVLNGCGKVGIVGCVATDFSIGVGDVFFFPAGSMYYIKNTCDGDLSMILAYNNCGGPNVIYMNILIQIIGTTTSTTTTTTTTTTTTPTTTTTTTPTTTTTTPTTTTTTTPTTTTTTTPTTTTTTPTTTTTTTPTTTTTTTPTTTTTTTPTTTTTTPTTTTTTTPTTTTTTTPTTTTTTTPTTTTTTPTTTTTTTPTTTTTTTPTTSTTTTPTTTTTTTPTTTTTTPTTTTTTTPTTTTTTTPTTTTTTTTTTTTTPTTTTTTAPTSVEVVILPTP, from the exons ATGTTCTCTCGAAGAAGAAGAAATTCAGTAACAAACTACAATGTGAACACAGAGTCCATGCAGCCCATGCAGTCCATG GATCAACAAAGCTGGTACTGGTGCAGACTTTTCATGCTTTTTCTCTTGGCCACTTTAATTACCACAGCGATAGGAGTGTTGATTCTGGCTTTGGTCTACGCCACAAACCACAAGCTCTCAGATCAAAACCCAGATACTGTTACAATAAATTCACCTGCATTAGGACTAGGGGTTTGTTTAAGAAAAGCTCCTTTCAATGTTGGCAACCAATATCTATTCCTGAATCATTTGAGTACATCACAG GCTACCACGTTCCAAGGAGGTTTTGCCCGTTGTGCAGGATACTATGGGGATACCATGAAGTACTCCAGTATGGAGGCAGCAGCTTTTGGAATCAGCATCAACAGTTATCAGGCCAAAATGTCAGTGTGCACTCTAAATATTAACAGTGGAGGATTATATAGCCCCGTCTGGAACGTAAATGCCAACGTACAAGGATACATAACAACG GGTACTCTGTGGGTTGGTATACTTGGTGGTTCCAGTTCACCTGTTACATTCAGTGTTACAGCTGGTGAAGTAATTTTCATCCCTCAAGGTTACATCTACTGGATACAGAACACTGGAAGTACTGATGCCTCCATTGTGATGTTCTATAGTACGAGTAATGAGTTAGTAACTCTAAGTGTCAACGATATGCTTTCCTCCTCTCCACAAGACATACTAGCAACAACTTTTTCG GCTGTTGGaattaattttattaattctttGGGAAGTTCACTTTGGCAGAATATGGTCTACAGTCAATCTACAGACACAGTTGTGTGGCAGTACCTTTATAATTTGGCAG cttcatcaagaATTGTATCTAATGGAATCACTTCACAATGGGCACAGTTTTATAGCGGTGCGACGAGTCCGAGTGTGAACATTTTTGGTACATCGCTATGCTCG TTTCAAAATACCTTGAGTCTTGGATTGGTTACGTTAACTCCAAATACTGTTCTTGGGCCTCAGTATAGCCTAAATTCCAATGTAATGGGATACGTCCTCAATGGCTGTGGAAAG GTGGGAATTGTTGGTTGTGTTGCTACTGACTTCAGTATTGGTGTCGGTGATGTCTTCTTCTTCCCGGCTGGAAGCATGTATTATATCAAGAACACATGTGATGGAGATTTGTCTATGATTTTAGCCTACAACAATTGTGGCGGG CCGAATGTAATTTATATGAATATTCTGATACAAATCATTGGCACTACAacttcaacaacaacaacaactactACAACGACTACTACTACGCCTACAACTACAACTACGACTACACCAACAACTACCACTACAACGCCCACTACAACTACCACTACAACGCCCACTACAACTACCACAACAACACCCACTACAACTACTACAACGCCCACTACAACTACCACAACAACACCCACTACAACTACCACTACAACGCCCACTACAACTACCACAACAACACCCACTACAACTACTACAACGCCCACTACAACTACCACAACAACACCCACTACAACTACCACTACAACGCCCACTACAACTACCACAACAACACCCACTACAACTACTACAACGCCCACTACAACTACCACAACAACACCCACTACAACTACCACTACAACGCCCACTACAAGTACCACAACAACACCCACTACAACTACCACTACAACGCCCACTACAACTACCACAACACCCACTACAACTACCACAACAACACCCACTACAACTACTACAACAACACCCACTACAACTACCACAACAACAACCACTACAACTACAACACCTACAACTACCACAACTACAGCTCCAACTAGTGTAGAAGTTGTAATACTTCCTACGCCATAA